One genomic segment of Mastomys coucha isolate ucsf_1 unplaced genomic scaffold, UCSF_Mcou_1 pScaffold22, whole genome shotgun sequence includes these proteins:
- the Adgrg1 gene encoding adhesion G-protein coupled receptor G1 isoform X1: MAVQVLQEMVYFLLSLLFLVQGAHGGSPREDFRFCGQRNQTQQSNLHYDQSSEPHIFVWNTEETLTIRAPFPAAPDIPRLFPEPRGLYHFCLYWSHHTGRLHLRYGKHDYLLSSQASRLLCYRKQEQSLKQGAPLVATSVSSWQIPQNTSLPGAASFIFSFHSKAGNAPHKVSHNATVDMCDLKKELQQLSRYLEHPQKASRRPSTAFISQQLQSLESKLTSVSFLGDTLSFEEDRVNATVWKLPPTAGLEDLQIHSQQEEEQSEVQAYSVLLPRAVFQHTRGRRQDAAKRLLLVDFSSQALFQDKNSSQVLGEKVLGIVVQNTKVANLSDPVVLTFQHQPQPKNVSLQCVFWVEDPTSSSAGSWSSAGCETISRDTQTSCLCNHLTYFAVLMVSSMEVEATHKHYLTLLSYVGCVISALACVFTIAAYLCSRKKSRDYTIKVHMNLLLAVFLLDVSFLLSEPVALVGSVAACRTSAMFLHFSLLACLSWMGLEGYNLYRLVVEVFGTYVPSYLLKLSIVGWGFPVFLVTLVALVDVNNYGPIILAVRRTPDHVIYPSMCWIQDSMVSYVTNLGLFSLVFLFNLAMLATMVVQILRLRPHSQKWPHVLTLLGLSLVLGLPWALVFFSFASGTFQLVILYLFSIITSFQGFLIFLWYWSMRFQAQGGPSPLKNNSDSVKLPISSGSTSSSRI; this comes from the exons ATGGCGGTCCAGGTGCTGCAGGAGATGGTCTACTTCCTACTGAGTCTGCTCTTTCTGGTGCAAG GTGCACATGGTGGCAGCCCCCGAGAAGACTTCCGCTTCTGTGGCCAGCGGAACCAGACACAGCAGAGCAACCTCCACTATGATCAATCTTCGGAGCCTCACATCTTTGTGTGGAATACAGAGGAGACCCTCACGATTCGTGCCCCGTTCCCAGCAGCCCCAGACATTCCCCGCTTATTCCCAGAGCCTAGAGGGCTCTATCACTTCTGCCTCTACTGGAGCCACCACACTGGGAGACTCCACCTGCGCTATGGGAAGCACGATTACTTGCTTAGTAGCCAAGCTTCCAGACTCCTCTGCTACCGGAAacaggagcagagcctgaagcagGGAGCCCCGCTGGTCGCCACCTCTGTCAGCTCCTGGCAGATCCCTCAGAACACCAGCTTGCCTGGGGCTGCGAGCTTCATCTTCTCCTTCCACAGTAAGGCTGGAA ATGCCCCGCACAAGGTCTCCCACAATGCAACTGTGGACATGTGTGATCTCAAGAAGGAACTGCAGCAGCTTAGCAGGTACCTGGAGCATCCTCAAAAGGCCAGCAGGCGGCCCTCCACAGCATTCATCAGCCA GCAGTTACAGAGCCTGGAGTCAAAGCTGACCTCTGTGAGCTTCCTGGGAGACACATTATCCTTTGAGGAGGACCGGGTCAATGCCACAGTGTGGAAGCTGCCACCTACAGCTGGGCTAGAGGATCTGCAAATCCACTCCCAGCAGGAG GAGGAGCAGAGTGAGGTCCAGGCATACTCGGTGTTGCTTCCCCGGGCTGTATTCCAGCATACCAGAGGCCGTCGCCAGGATGCTGCTAAGAGGCTCCTGCTAGTAGACTTCAGCAGCCAAGCTTTGTTCCAG GACAAGAATTCTAGCCAAGTCCTGGGTGAGAAGGTCTTGGGTATTGTTGTGCAGAACACCAAAGTCGCCAACCTCTCAGATCCAGTGGTACTCACCTTCCAGCACCAGCCACAGCCA AAGAACGTGTCTCTGCAGTGCGTGTTCTGGGTTGAAGACCCGACAT CAAGCAGCGCTGGGAGCTGGAGCAGTGCAGGCTGTGAGACAAttagcagagacacacagacatcctGCCTGTGCAACCACCTGACCTACTTTGCAGTACTGATG GTGTCATCCATGGAGGTAGAAGCCACTCACAAACACTACCTCACACTCCTGTCCTATGTGGGCTGTGTCATCTCTGCTTTGGCTTGTGTCTTTACCATTGCGGCCTACCTCTGCTCCAG GAAGAAGTCACGTGACTATACCATCAAAGTGCACATGAACCTCCTGCTGGCTGTCTTCCTGTTGGACGTGAGCTTCCTGCTCAGTGAGCCTGTGGCACTGGTGGGCTCTGTAGCAGCCTGTCGCACCAGCGCCATGTTCCTGCACTTCTCCCTGCTTGCCTGTCTCTCCTGGATGGGCCTCGAGGGCTACAATCTCTACCGACTGGTGGTGGAGGTCTTTGGTACCTATGTGCCCAGCTATCTGCTTAAGCTGAGCATTGTGGGCTGGG GTTTTCCTGTCTTCCTAGTCACCCTGGTGGCATTGGTGGATGTGAATAACTATGGCCCCATCATCCTAGCTGTGCGCCGAACTCCAGACCATGTCATCTACCCCTCTAT GTGCTGGATCCAGGACTCGATGGTTAGCTATGTCACTAACCTGGGCCTCTTCAGTCTGGTGTTCCTGTTCAACCTGGCTATGCTGGCCACCATGGTGGTGCAGATCCTGCGGCTTCGCCCACACAGCCAGAAGTGGCCCCATGTGCTGACTCTGCTGGGCCTCAGCCTGGTCCTTGGCCTCCCCTGGGCCTTggtcttcttttcctttgcttctggTACCTTCCAGCTTGTCATCCTCTACCTCTTCAGCATCATAACGTCCTTCCAAG GCTTCCTCATCTTCCTGTGGTACTGGTCCATGCGATTCCAGGCCCAAGGCGGCCCCTCCCCTCTGAAGAACAACTCAGACAGTGTCAAGCTTCCCATCAGCTCCGGCAGCACCTCTTCCAGCCGCATCTAG
- the Adgrg1 gene encoding adhesion G-protein coupled receptor G1 isoform X2, which translates to MAVQVLQEMVYFLLSLLFLVQGAHGGSPREDFRFCGQRNQTQQSNLHYDQSSEPHIFVWNTEETLTIRAPFPAAPDIPRLFPEPRGLYHFCLYWSHHTGRLHLRYGKHDYLLSSQASRLLCYRKQEQSLKQGAPLVATSVSSWQIPQNTSLPGAASFIFSFHNAPHKVSHNATVDMCDLKKELQQLSRYLEHPQKASRRPSTAFISQQLQSLESKLTSVSFLGDTLSFEEDRVNATVWKLPPTAGLEDLQIHSQQEEEQSEVQAYSVLLPRAVFQHTRGRRQDAAKRLLLVDFSSQALFQDKNSSQVLGEKVLGIVVQNTKVANLSDPVVLTFQHQPQPKNVSLQCVFWVEDPTSSSAGSWSSAGCETISRDTQTSCLCNHLTYFAVLMVSSMEVEATHKHYLTLLSYVGCVISALACVFTIAAYLCSRKKSRDYTIKVHMNLLLAVFLLDVSFLLSEPVALVGSVAACRTSAMFLHFSLLACLSWMGLEGYNLYRLVVEVFGTYVPSYLLKLSIVGWGFPVFLVTLVALVDVNNYGPIILAVRRTPDHVIYPSMCWIQDSMVSYVTNLGLFSLVFLFNLAMLATMVVQILRLRPHSQKWPHVLTLLGLSLVLGLPWALVFFSFASGTFQLVILYLFSIITSFQGFLIFLWYWSMRFQAQGGPSPLKNNSDSVKLPISSGSTSSSRI; encoded by the exons ATGGCGGTCCAGGTGCTGCAGGAGATGGTCTACTTCCTACTGAGTCTGCTCTTTCTGGTGCAAG GTGCACATGGTGGCAGCCCCCGAGAAGACTTCCGCTTCTGTGGCCAGCGGAACCAGACACAGCAGAGCAACCTCCACTATGATCAATCTTCGGAGCCTCACATCTTTGTGTGGAATACAGAGGAGACCCTCACGATTCGTGCCCCGTTCCCAGCAGCCCCAGACATTCCCCGCTTATTCCCAGAGCCTAGAGGGCTCTATCACTTCTGCCTCTACTGGAGCCACCACACTGGGAGACTCCACCTGCGCTATGGGAAGCACGATTACTTGCTTAGTAGCCAAGCTTCCAGACTCCTCTGCTACCGGAAacaggagcagagcctgaagcagGGAGCCCCGCTGGTCGCCACCTCTGTCAGCTCCTGGCAGATCCCTCAGAACACCAGCTTGCCTGGGGCTGCGAGCTTCATCTTCTCCTTCCACA ATGCCCCGCACAAGGTCTCCCACAATGCAACTGTGGACATGTGTGATCTCAAGAAGGAACTGCAGCAGCTTAGCAGGTACCTGGAGCATCCTCAAAAGGCCAGCAGGCGGCCCTCCACAGCATTCATCAGCCA GCAGTTACAGAGCCTGGAGTCAAAGCTGACCTCTGTGAGCTTCCTGGGAGACACATTATCCTTTGAGGAGGACCGGGTCAATGCCACAGTGTGGAAGCTGCCACCTACAGCTGGGCTAGAGGATCTGCAAATCCACTCCCAGCAGGAG GAGGAGCAGAGTGAGGTCCAGGCATACTCGGTGTTGCTTCCCCGGGCTGTATTCCAGCATACCAGAGGCCGTCGCCAGGATGCTGCTAAGAGGCTCCTGCTAGTAGACTTCAGCAGCCAAGCTTTGTTCCAG GACAAGAATTCTAGCCAAGTCCTGGGTGAGAAGGTCTTGGGTATTGTTGTGCAGAACACCAAAGTCGCCAACCTCTCAGATCCAGTGGTACTCACCTTCCAGCACCAGCCACAGCCA AAGAACGTGTCTCTGCAGTGCGTGTTCTGGGTTGAAGACCCGACAT CAAGCAGCGCTGGGAGCTGGAGCAGTGCAGGCTGTGAGACAAttagcagagacacacagacatcctGCCTGTGCAACCACCTGACCTACTTTGCAGTACTGATG GTGTCATCCATGGAGGTAGAAGCCACTCACAAACACTACCTCACACTCCTGTCCTATGTGGGCTGTGTCATCTCTGCTTTGGCTTGTGTCTTTACCATTGCGGCCTACCTCTGCTCCAG GAAGAAGTCACGTGACTATACCATCAAAGTGCACATGAACCTCCTGCTGGCTGTCTTCCTGTTGGACGTGAGCTTCCTGCTCAGTGAGCCTGTGGCACTGGTGGGCTCTGTAGCAGCCTGTCGCACCAGCGCCATGTTCCTGCACTTCTCCCTGCTTGCCTGTCTCTCCTGGATGGGCCTCGAGGGCTACAATCTCTACCGACTGGTGGTGGAGGTCTTTGGTACCTATGTGCCCAGCTATCTGCTTAAGCTGAGCATTGTGGGCTGGG GTTTTCCTGTCTTCCTAGTCACCCTGGTGGCATTGGTGGATGTGAATAACTATGGCCCCATCATCCTAGCTGTGCGCCGAACTCCAGACCATGTCATCTACCCCTCTAT GTGCTGGATCCAGGACTCGATGGTTAGCTATGTCACTAACCTGGGCCTCTTCAGTCTGGTGTTCCTGTTCAACCTGGCTATGCTGGCCACCATGGTGGTGCAGATCCTGCGGCTTCGCCCACACAGCCAGAAGTGGCCCCATGTGCTGACTCTGCTGGGCCTCAGCCTGGTCCTTGGCCTCCCCTGGGCCTTggtcttcttttcctttgcttctggTACCTTCCAGCTTGTCATCCTCTACCTCTTCAGCATCATAACGTCCTTCCAAG GCTTCCTCATCTTCCTGTGGTACTGGTCCATGCGATTCCAGGCCCAAGGCGGCCCCTCCCCTCTGAAGAACAACTCAGACAGTGTCAAGCTTCCCATCAGCTCCGGCAGCACCTCTTCCAGCCGCATCTAG